The Streptomyces sp. R28 region GGTCGGCGTGGGTGTTCATCCGCAGTTCGCTGCGGACGACCTCCAGGACCGTGCGGTCCTGCCCTATGACGAAGGTGACCCGTTTGGTGGGGGCCAGCGAGAAGCCGCGCGTCACGCCGAACCGGTCCCGGACGGCCCCGTCCGCGTCGGACAGCAGCGGGATGCCGAGCGTGTGCCGGTCGGCGAACTCCTGCTGCCGTTCGACCGCGTCACCGCTGATGCCGACGGGCCGGGCGCCGACGGCGGCGAACTCGGCGGCGAGATCACGGAAGTGGCAGGCCTCCGCGGTGCAGCCCGGGGTGAGGGCGGCGGGGTAGAAGAAGAGCACCACCGGCCCTTCGGCGAGCAACCCGGTGAGGCTGCGGGTGGTGCCGGTCTCGTCCGGCAGCGAGAAGTCCTCGACCTTGTCGCCGACCTTCAGCTGGGCGCTCATGCCTGGGCCTCCGCACTCTTCGCGACCCCGCGGGCCCACAGCACCAGGGGGATCTGCAGCGGCAGTCGGCCGATGGCGGCGGCCCTCTGCGGCGCGGGGCGGTGCCGCCAGTCGACGGCCATCTTCACGTTCGCGGGGAACACACCGACGAAGAAGGCCGCCGTGGCCAGCGCGGCGGCCTTGCGGGTACGCGGCAGCGCCACGCCGGCCGCCAGCGCGAGCTCGGCGACGCCACTGGCGTACGTCCAGGTCCGGGGCGTCCCCGGCAGGGCTCGCGGCACGGTCGCGTCGAACTGTCGTGGTGCGGCGAGGTGGGCGACGCCCGCGGTGGCCAGCAGGCCGGCGAGCAGCAGGGGCGAACGTTCGGACCGGGGCACGGATCCTCCTAGGGTGACCTGCCGCCGGATGCTACCGGAGGGTAGGTCATGGGCCGGCACTCGCCCCCGCCTGTTCATCGGCCCTGTCGCGGGCGGCCGTTGTGAGTTCCGGGCGTGTACCCGAAGGACCGGCGGAAGACGTCGATGAAGGCGCTGGCGGAGGACCAGCCGCAGCGGTGGGCGACGGTCGTGACGGGCGTGTCCTCGGCGAGCAGCCGCAGCGCGTGATAGAGACGCGACTGGGTGCGCCACTGCGGGAAGGTCATGCCGAACTCGTGGCGGAAGAGCCGGCTGAGGGTGCGCTCGCCCGCTCCGGTCGCGGCGCCGAGCGCGGCGAGGGTGCGCGGGTCGGCGGGGTCGGCGTGGACGAGCGCGCACACCGCGGCCAGGCGGGGGTCGGTGGGGGTGGGCAGGCGCAGCGGCTGCTGGGGCGAGGCGCGCAGCTGGTCGCGCAGGACGGCGAGCAGACGGCGGCGCTCGGGGCTGTCGTCGCCGGGGTCGCGGGTGTAGGCGAGGATCAGCTCACGCAGGAGGGGGCTGACGGCGAGGACGGTGGGGGCGTCCAGGCCGAGGGGGTTGTCGTCGATGGGCAGGCCGACCAGGTGCAGGTCGAGGTGGCCGTGGGCGCGGTGCGCGTGCACGGTGCCCGCAGGGACCCAGATGGCGCGGTTGCCGGGCGCGAACCAGGTGCCGACGTCGGTGGTGACGGCGAGGACGCCGGAGCCCGCGTAGACGATCTGGTGGTCGTCGTGCCGGTGCGCGTCGATGCGGTGCCCGGCGGCGAGGGCCTGGGCGCGGGTCGGCGCGATCGGATCATGGCGGATGTTCGACACAACAAGGCAGATTATCGAAAGCAGGCCATGGACCTCCCCCACGACGATCGCAGGGTGTCCATAAAACGCAACCGAGCCATGACCCTGCTGTCCCTGGGCCACGCCTGTGTCGACGTGTACCAGGGCGCCGTGGCGGGCCTCGTCCCCTTCTTCGTCTCCGAGCGTGCCTACAGCTATGCGGCAGCCTCGGGCATCGTGCTGGCGGCCTCCTTGCTGTCGTCGGTGGTGCAGCCGCTGTTCGGGGCGCTCACCGACCGGTGGGCGATGCCGTGGTTGCTGCCGCTGAGCGCGCTGACGGGCGGCGCCGGGGTGGCGCTGAGCGGGGTCATGGGTTCCTACGCGCTCACGCTGGCGGTGGTGGCCGTGTCCGGCATCGGGGTGGCCGCCTACCACCCGGAGGCCGCTCGCGCGGCCCGCGATGCCGCGCACGGCAGTCATACGGCGATGGGGTGGTTCTCCCTCGGCGGCAACGTCGGTTTCGCGCTGGCCCCGCTGCTGGTGGCGGCGGTGGTCGCCACCGGCGGTCTGGGCGCCACTCCCCTGCTGGTCGTGCCGGCCGTCGTGGGAGCGGCCCTGTGCGTGGCGGCGGTGCGCTCGGCCGCAAGCCGTGGGGCCGCCGTCGGCAAGGGCGAGGAGGCCGGCTCCGACGACTGGGGGTCGTTCCTGCGGCTGTCCGGCGCCATCGTGTGCCGGTCGATCGTGTTCGTCGGGCTGAGCGCGTTCGTCTCGCTGTACGTCCGGCAGCGGACCGGTGGCGGTGCCGTGGCGGGCACGGCCGCGCTGTGTGTGCTCTACCTGGGCGGCGCGGTGGGCACCGTGGCCGGGGGACGGCTCGCCGACCGGTACGGGCGGCTCGCGGTCGTACGCCAGGCGTATGTACTGACCGGGCTCGCGGTGGCCGGAGTGGTCCTCGTTCCCGGCCCGAGCGTGTATCTGTTCGTCGCGCTGACGTCGGCCGGGCTGTACGTCCCGTTCTCGTTGCACATCACGCTCGGCCAGGACTACCTGCCCCGGCGGGTGGGCACGGCGAGCGGTGTGACGCTGGGGCTGGCCGTGAGCGTGGGCGGTCTCTTCGCCCCGGTCGTCGGAGCGCTGGCCGACGCCACGTCGCTGCGGACCGCGCTCGCCGCACTCATCGCCCTGCCCGCGCTGGGGCGGCTGCTGCTGTGCGGGCTGCGGGAGCCGGCACCGCCCGCAGGGCCCGCCCCGGCACCCGGCTCCTGCGGGCCCCGCCCGCGTACGTCGTCGGCGTGACCGGTGCCCGAGCCGTCGGGTCAGGCGGTGCCGGCCGGTGCCGCCGGCTGCGGTTCGGTGTCCTCGTCGATGGCGTGGGCGAGGAAGTCGTCGACCATGCGGTGGAAGAGGGTGGCCAGTTGGCGCAGCTCCTCAGGGCTCCAGTCGGCCAGGGCGAGCTGCATACCGCGGGCGCCGGCCTCACGGACCCGGGCGATGGCCTGCCGGCCGGCCTCGGTGAGTTCGATGCGCTGGGCGCGGCGGTCCTGGGGGTCGGGGACGCGGGTGACGTAGCCGCCCTTCTGCAGCTGCTGCACCGTACGCGTGACGTGCGAGGCCTCCACACCGAGCCGGGCGGCCAGCTCCCCGGGGCGCAGCGACTCCGAGTCGGCGACCTGGCGCAGCAGCGCCACCGCGGCCCGGTCCAGCGGCACACCGGCCAGGGCCATGAGCCGCTCGTGCTGCCGGGCGCGTGTGCTCAGGTAGGTGATGCGGGTGAGCGCTCGCTCTATCTCGATCACTTCCGCGGACGCGGGCGTGTCGGGGAATTCGGGGAGCGGTGGTGTGGACATGGGGACCACTTTACCATCTCGTTGCGTAACTCAACTAATTGGCGGTGGGGTCAGACGGCGCCCGCGGCCTCCTCTCCCCCGCAGCAGCCAGGCCGGACACGCGCCACCGGCCACGCGGCCGACTCGCACTGCCGTCGCCGCCGCGGTCGCCATGGGCCGCCCGCCGGTCACCGACGCCGGCACCGGCACCGGCACCGGCACCGGCACGCATCGGGCCACGCTGCCGAACGTGGCGCACGCCCGCGAGCTCGCCGTCGACGAGGGGCACGCGCATCCGCGTCGGCGGCTGAATGGCGCGGGGGCCCGGCGGACCCAGGTGGTCCGCCGGGCCCCGGCCCGCGTGGCACGTCAGGCGGGTGCCCCGCCCGGCACGGCCTCGGCGCGCGAATGGGACGGCACGGCCGCCCCGTCCCAGTCCGCGCCCGTCGCGATCGCCTGCCGCCACTGCCGGATCGCCTTCGGCGGCATCCCCACGGCCAGCGCCCCGGTCACCTTCTCGCCCCTGCGGTAGGCGGCCACGAACCGGCCCTCCGCCAGTTCCCCCTCCACCACGGCGACTTCG contains the following coding sequences:
- a CDS encoding peroxiredoxin; amino-acid sequence: MSAQLKVGDKVEDFSLPDETGTTRSLTGLLAEGPVVLFFYPAALTPGCTAEACHFRDLAAEFAAVGARPVGISGDAVERQQEFADRHTLGIPLLSDADGAVRDRFGVTRGFSLAPTKRVTFVIGQDRTVLEVVRSELRMNTHADRALTALRK
- a CDS encoding DoxX family protein is translated as MPRSERSPLLLAGLLATAGVAHLAAPRQFDATVPRALPGTPRTWTYASGVAELALAAGVALPRTRKAAALATAAFFVGVFPANVKMAVDWRHRPAPQRAAAIGRLPLQIPLVLWARGVAKSAEAQA
- a CDS encoding helix-turn-helix transcriptional regulator, with amino-acid sequence MSNIRHDPIAPTRAQALAAGHRIDAHRHDDHQIVYAGSGVLAVTTDVGTWFAPGNRAIWVPAGTVHAHRAHGHLDLHLVGLPIDDNPLGLDAPTVLAVSPLLRELILAYTRDPGDDSPERRRLLAVLRDQLRASPQQPLRLPTPTDPRLAAVCALVHADPADPRTLAALGAATGAGERTLSRLFRHEFGMTFPQWRTQSRLYHALRLLAEDTPVTTVAHRCGWSSASAFIDVFRRSFGYTPGTHNGRPRQGR
- a CDS encoding MFS transporter; translated protein: MTLLSLGHACVDVYQGAVAGLVPFFVSERAYSYAAASGIVLAASLLSSVVQPLFGALTDRWAMPWLLPLSALTGGAGVALSGVMGSYALTLAVVAVSGIGVAAYHPEAARAARDAAHGSHTAMGWFSLGGNVGFALAPLLVAAVVATGGLGATPLLVVPAVVGAALCVAAVRSAASRGAAVGKGEEAGSDDWGSFLRLSGAIVCRSIVFVGLSAFVSLYVRQRTGGGAVAGTAALCVLYLGGAVGTVAGGRLADRYGRLAVVRQAYVLTGLAVAGVVLVPGPSVYLFVALTSAGLYVPFSLHITLGQDYLPRRVGTASGVTLGLAVSVGGLFAPVVGALADATSLRTALAALIALPALGRLLLCGLREPAPPAGPAPAPGSCGPRPRTSSA
- a CDS encoding MarR family winged helix-turn-helix transcriptional regulator — protein: MSTPPLPEFPDTPASAEVIEIERALTRITYLSTRARQHERLMALAGVPLDRAAVALLRQVADSESLRPGELAARLGVEASHVTRTVQQLQKGGYVTRVPDPQDRRAQRIELTEAGRQAIARVREAGARGMQLALADWSPEELRQLATLFHRMVDDFLAHAIDEDTEPQPAAPAGTA